In Phalacrocorax aristotelis chromosome 25, bGulAri2.1, whole genome shotgun sequence, the following proteins share a genomic window:
- the ARNT gene encoding aryl hydrocarbon receptor nuclear translocator isoform X2 yields the protein MAATAANPEMASDVSSLGAAVSSGNSGLGAQAGGAIAQRANKRRPGLDFDDDGEGNSKFLRCDDDPMPNDKERFARSDDEQSSADKERLARENHSEIERRRRNKMTAYITELSDMVPTCSALARKPDKLTILRMAVSHMKSLRGTGNTSTDGTYKPSFLTDQELKHLILEAADGFLFIVSCETGRVVYVSDSVTPVLNQPQSEWFGSTLYDQVHPDDVGKLREQLSTSENALTEGTKPWCLSNKDPAAPPENASKGRILDLKTGTVKKEGQQSMRMCMGSRRSFICRMRCGNSSVDPVSVNRLSFMRNRCRNGLGAAKDGEPHYVVVHCTGYIKAWPPAGVSLPDDDPDAGQGSKFCLVAIGRLQVTSSPNCTDMNNVCQPTEFISRHNTEGIFTFIDHRCVATVGYQPQELLGKDIVDFCHPEDQQLLRDSFQQVVKLKGQVLSVMFRFRSKNREWLWMRTSSFTFQNPYSDEIEYIICTNTNVKNSSQESRPALSNSMQRPQLGQSVSLPLEMGTAQLPSRQQQPPQQTELEAVPGREGLSGYDHSQVPVQPVTAAGPEHSKPLEKAESLFNQERDPRFSEIYSSINTDQNKAIPASTVPANQPLFTQGNTFTPSRPAENFRSGSMVPPVNIIQQQPSSAGRILAQISRHSNPAQVSGTSWAPGTRPAFTPQQVASQTVKTRPPSFGMGTFQGTPSSFSPMAAPGSTASPTGAAYPNLASRGTGFTPEAAQTPAPFQTRAAEGVGMWPQWQGQHHGPASGEQHVQPPQPSQPEDMLTMLGDQGPNYNNEEFPELNIFPSFSE from the exons AAATGGCATCAGATGTTTCCTCGCTGGGTGCAGCCGTCAGCTCTGGGAACAGTGGACTGGGTGCGCAAGCCGGAGGAGCCATCGCTCAGAGAGCCAACAAGAGGCGTCCTGG gcttGATTTTGATGATGATGGAGAAGGGAACAGTAAATTCCTCAG GTGTGACGATGACCCGATGCCCAACGATAAAGAGAGATTTGCCAG gtctGATGATGAACAGAGTTCAGCGGATAAGGAGAGACTTGCCAG GGAAAATCACAGCGAGATTGAACGTAGGCGAAGGAACAAGATGACTGCCTACATCACAGAGCTGTCCGATATGGTGCCCACCTGCAGCGCGCTGGCCCGCAAGCCAGACAAGCTCACCATCTTGCGCATGGCTGTCTCTCACATGAAGTCCCTGCGCGGCACAGGCAATACCTCCACTGACGGCACCTACAAACCCTCCTTTCTCACTGACCAG GAACTCAAACACCTGATCCTAGAGGCGGCCGATGGCTTTCTGTTCATAGTGTCCTGTGAGACCGGGAGGGTGGTCTATGTCTCCGACTCGGTGACTCCTGTCCTGAACCAGCCGCAGTCGGAGTGGTTCGGCAGCACCCTGTACGACCAGGTGCACCCGGACGACGTGGGCAAGCTGAGGGAGCAGCTCTCCACATCGGAGAACGCGCTGACAG AAGGAACCAAACCCTGGTGCCTTTCTAACAAGGATCCTGCAGCCCCCCCCGAGAATGCATCTAAAG GTCGCATCCTAGACTTAAAGACGGGGACTGTCAAGAAGGAAGGCCAGCAGTCCATGAGGATGTGTATGGGTTCTCGGAGATCCTTCATCTGCCGAATGAG GTGTGGCAACAGCTCAGTGGATCCAGTCTCTGTAAATCGCCTCAGCTTTATGAGGAACCGCTGCAG GAACGGCTTAGGTGCGGCGAAGGATGGCGAGCCTCACTACGTTGTGGTGCACTGCACGGGCTACATAAAAGCCTGGCCCCCCGCAG GTGTTTCACTGCCTGACGATGACCCGGACGCTGGCCAGGGCAGCAAGTTTTGCCTCGTGGCTATCGGCAGGCTCCAG GTCACTAGCTCGCCCAACTGCACAGACATGAACAACGTTTGTCAGCCAACAGAGTTCATCTCCCGACACAACACCGAAGGCATTTTCACCTTCATAGATCACCGCTGCGTGGCTACGGTTGGCTACCAGCCACAG GAACTTCTGGGGAAAGACATTGTGGATTTCTGCCACCCGGAAGACCAGCAGCTTTTGCGGGACAGCTTTCAGCAG GTGGTGAAGTTAAAAGGCCAGGTTCTGTCAGTCATGTTCCGATTCCGATCCAAAAACCGGGAATGGCTCTGGATGAGAACCAGCTCCTTTACCTTCCAGAACCCCTACTCGGATGAAATTGAGTACATCATCTGTACCAACACCAATGTCAA gAACTCAAGCCAGGAGTCTCGGCCTGCCCTGTCAAACTCAATGCAGAGGCCCCAGCTGGGGCAGAGTGTCAGCCTTCCCCTGGAGAtgggcacagcacagctgccctCAAG gcagcagcagccgccacAACAGACAGAGCTGGAAGCGGTCCCAGGAAGAGAGGGCCTGTCTGGTTACGACCACTCACAG GTTCCTGTTCAGCCTGTGACTGCAGCCGGCCCAGAGCACAGCAAGCCCTTGGAGAAGGCAGAGAGCCTTTTTAATCAGGAGCGAGACCCAAGGTTCAGCGAGATCTACAGCAGTATCAATACAG ACCAGAACAAAGCCATTCCTGCCAGCACAGTGCCCGCCAACCAGCCCCTCTTCACGCAGGGAAACACTTTCACCCCTTCGCGGCCTGCCGAGAACTTCAG GAGCGGCAGCATGGTACCTCCGGTGAACATCATTCAGCAGCAGCCCTCGTCAGCGGGCCGGATCCTAGCGCAGATCTCACGCCACTCCAACCCAGCTCAGGTCAGCGGAACCAGCTGGGCTCCAGGGACACGGCCAGCGTTCACACCCCAG CAAGTGGCATCCCAGACAGTGAAAACTCGGCCCCCTTCCTTTGGCATGGGGACTTTCCAAGGCACCCCGTCTTCCTTCAGCCCCATGGCAGCACCGGGCTCTACGGCTTCTCCTACGGGGGCTGCTTACCCGAACCTTGCCAGCCGTGGCACGGGCTTCA CGCCGGAGGCAGCGCAGACCCCGGCCCCGTTCCAGACGCGGGCGGCCGAAGGCGTGGGGATGTGGCCGCAGTGGCAGGGACAGCACCACGGCCCAGCGTCCGGGGAGCAGCACGTGCAGCCGCCGCAGCCAAGCCAGCCTGAG GACATGCTGACGATGCTGGGAGACCAGGGACCCAACTACAACAACGAAGAGTTCCCCGAGCTGAACATATTCCCTTCTTTTTCAGAGTAA
- the ARNT gene encoding aryl hydrocarbon receptor nuclear translocator isoform X6, giving the protein MAATAANPEMASDVSSLGAAVSSGNSGLGAQAGGAIAQRANKRRPGLDFDDDGEGNSKFLRCDDDPMPNDKERFARENHSEIERRRRNKMTAYITELSDMVPTCSALARKPDKLTILRMAVSHMKSLRGTGNTSTDGTYKPSFLTDQELKHLILEAADGFLFIVSCETGRVVYVSDSVTPVLNQPQSEWFGSTLYDQVHPDDVGKLREQLSTSENALTGRILDLKTGTVKKEGQQSMRMCMGSRRSFICRMRCGNSSVDPVSVNRLSFMRNRCRNGLGAAKDGEPHYVVVHCTGYIKAWPPAGVSLPDDDPDAGQGSKFCLVAIGRLQVTSSPNCTDMNNVCQPTEFISRHNTEGIFTFIDHRCVATVGYQPQELLGKDIVDFCHPEDQQLLRDSFQQVVKLKGQVLSVMFRFRSKNREWLWMRTSSFTFQNPYSDEIEYIICTNTNVKNSSQESRPALSNSMQRPQLGQSVSLPLEMGTAQLPSRQQQPPQQTELEAVPGREGLSGYDHSQVPVQPVTAAGPEHSKPLEKAESLFNQERDPRFSEIYSSINTDQNKAIPASTVPANQPLFTQGNTFTPSRPAENFRSGSMVPPVNIIQQQPSSAGRILAQISRHSNPAQVSGTSWAPGTRPAFTPQQVASQTVKTRPPSFGMGTFQGTPSSFSPMAAPGSTASPTGAAYPNLASRGTGFTPEAAQTPAPFQTRAAEGVGMWPQWQGQHHGPASGEQHVQPPQPSQPEVFSDMLTMLGDQGPNYNNEEFPELNIFPSFSE; this is encoded by the exons AAATGGCATCAGATGTTTCCTCGCTGGGTGCAGCCGTCAGCTCTGGGAACAGTGGACTGGGTGCGCAAGCCGGAGGAGCCATCGCTCAGAGAGCCAACAAGAGGCGTCCTGG gcttGATTTTGATGATGATGGAGAAGGGAACAGTAAATTCCTCAG GTGTGACGATGACCCGATGCCCAACGATAAAGAGAGATTTGCCAG GGAAAATCACAGCGAGATTGAACGTAGGCGAAGGAACAAGATGACTGCCTACATCACAGAGCTGTCCGATATGGTGCCCACCTGCAGCGCGCTGGCCCGCAAGCCAGACAAGCTCACCATCTTGCGCATGGCTGTCTCTCACATGAAGTCCCTGCGCGGCACAGGCAATACCTCCACTGACGGCACCTACAAACCCTCCTTTCTCACTGACCAG GAACTCAAACACCTGATCCTAGAGGCGGCCGATGGCTTTCTGTTCATAGTGTCCTGTGAGACCGGGAGGGTGGTCTATGTCTCCGACTCGGTGACTCCTGTCCTGAACCAGCCGCAGTCGGAGTGGTTCGGCAGCACCCTGTACGACCAGGTGCACCCGGACGACGTGGGCAAGCTGAGGGAGCAGCTCTCCACATCGGAGAACGCGCTGACAG GTCGCATCCTAGACTTAAAGACGGGGACTGTCAAGAAGGAAGGCCAGCAGTCCATGAGGATGTGTATGGGTTCTCGGAGATCCTTCATCTGCCGAATGAG GTGTGGCAACAGCTCAGTGGATCCAGTCTCTGTAAATCGCCTCAGCTTTATGAGGAACCGCTGCAG GAACGGCTTAGGTGCGGCGAAGGATGGCGAGCCTCACTACGTTGTGGTGCACTGCACGGGCTACATAAAAGCCTGGCCCCCCGCAG GTGTTTCACTGCCTGACGATGACCCGGACGCTGGCCAGGGCAGCAAGTTTTGCCTCGTGGCTATCGGCAGGCTCCAG GTCACTAGCTCGCCCAACTGCACAGACATGAACAACGTTTGTCAGCCAACAGAGTTCATCTCCCGACACAACACCGAAGGCATTTTCACCTTCATAGATCACCGCTGCGTGGCTACGGTTGGCTACCAGCCACAG GAACTTCTGGGGAAAGACATTGTGGATTTCTGCCACCCGGAAGACCAGCAGCTTTTGCGGGACAGCTTTCAGCAG GTGGTGAAGTTAAAAGGCCAGGTTCTGTCAGTCATGTTCCGATTCCGATCCAAAAACCGGGAATGGCTCTGGATGAGAACCAGCTCCTTTACCTTCCAGAACCCCTACTCGGATGAAATTGAGTACATCATCTGTACCAACACCAATGTCAA gAACTCAAGCCAGGAGTCTCGGCCTGCCCTGTCAAACTCAATGCAGAGGCCCCAGCTGGGGCAGAGTGTCAGCCTTCCCCTGGAGAtgggcacagcacagctgccctCAAG gcagcagcagccgccacAACAGACAGAGCTGGAAGCGGTCCCAGGAAGAGAGGGCCTGTCTGGTTACGACCACTCACAG GTTCCTGTTCAGCCTGTGACTGCAGCCGGCCCAGAGCACAGCAAGCCCTTGGAGAAGGCAGAGAGCCTTTTTAATCAGGAGCGAGACCCAAGGTTCAGCGAGATCTACAGCAGTATCAATACAG ACCAGAACAAAGCCATTCCTGCCAGCACAGTGCCCGCCAACCAGCCCCTCTTCACGCAGGGAAACACTTTCACCCCTTCGCGGCCTGCCGAGAACTTCAG GAGCGGCAGCATGGTACCTCCGGTGAACATCATTCAGCAGCAGCCCTCGTCAGCGGGCCGGATCCTAGCGCAGATCTCACGCCACTCCAACCCAGCTCAGGTCAGCGGAACCAGCTGGGCTCCAGGGACACGGCCAGCGTTCACACCCCAG CAAGTGGCATCCCAGACAGTGAAAACTCGGCCCCCTTCCTTTGGCATGGGGACTTTCCAAGGCACCCCGTCTTCCTTCAGCCCCATGGCAGCACCGGGCTCTACGGCTTCTCCTACGGGGGCTGCTTACCCGAACCTTGCCAGCCGTGGCACGGGCTTCA CGCCGGAGGCAGCGCAGACCCCGGCCCCGTTCCAGACGCGGGCGGCCGAAGGCGTGGGGATGTGGCCGCAGTGGCAGGGACAGCACCACGGCCCAGCGTCCGGGGAGCAGCACGTGCAGCCGCCGCAGCCAAGCCAGCCTGAGGTCTTCTCA GACATGCTGACGATGCTGGGAGACCAGGGACCCAACTACAACAACGAAGAGTTCCCCGAGCTGAACATATTCCCTTCTTTTTCAGAGTAA
- the ARNT gene encoding aryl hydrocarbon receptor nuclear translocator isoform X3, which yields MAATAANPEMASDVSSLGAAVSSGNSGLGAQAGGAIAQRANKRRPGLDFDDDGEGNSKFLRCDDDPMPNDKERFARENHSEIERRRRNKMTAYITELSDMVPTCSALARKPDKLTILRMAVSHMKSLRGTGNTSTDGTYKPSFLTDQELKHLILEAADGFLFIVSCETGRVVYVSDSVTPVLNQPQSEWFGSTLYDQVHPDDVGKLREQLSTSENALTEGTKPWCLSNKDPAAPPENASKGRILDLKTGTVKKEGQQSMRMCMGSRRSFICRMRCGNSSVDPVSVNRLSFMRNRCRNGLGAAKDGEPHYVVVHCTGYIKAWPPAGVSLPDDDPDAGQGSKFCLVAIGRLQVTSSPNCTDMNNVCQPTEFISRHNTEGIFTFIDHRCVATVGYQPQELLGKDIVDFCHPEDQQLLRDSFQQVVKLKGQVLSVMFRFRSKNREWLWMRTSSFTFQNPYSDEIEYIICTNTNVKNSSQESRPALSNSMQRPQLGQSVSLPLEMGTAQLPSRQQQPPQQTELEAVPGREGLSGYDHSQVPVQPVTAAGPEHSKPLEKAESLFNQERDPRFSEIYSSINTDQNKAIPASTVPANQPLFTQGNTFTPSRPAENFRSGSMVPPVNIIQQQPSSAGRILAQISRHSNPAQVSGTSWAPGTRPAFTPQQVASQTVKTRPPSFGMGTFQGTPSSFSPMAAPGSTASPTGAAYPNLASRGTGFTPEAAQTPAPFQTRAAEGVGMWPQWQGQHHGPASGEQHVQPPQPSQPEVFSDMLTMLGDQGPNYNNEEFPELNIFPSFSE from the exons AAATGGCATCAGATGTTTCCTCGCTGGGTGCAGCCGTCAGCTCTGGGAACAGTGGACTGGGTGCGCAAGCCGGAGGAGCCATCGCTCAGAGAGCCAACAAGAGGCGTCCTGG gcttGATTTTGATGATGATGGAGAAGGGAACAGTAAATTCCTCAG GTGTGACGATGACCCGATGCCCAACGATAAAGAGAGATTTGCCAG GGAAAATCACAGCGAGATTGAACGTAGGCGAAGGAACAAGATGACTGCCTACATCACAGAGCTGTCCGATATGGTGCCCACCTGCAGCGCGCTGGCCCGCAAGCCAGACAAGCTCACCATCTTGCGCATGGCTGTCTCTCACATGAAGTCCCTGCGCGGCACAGGCAATACCTCCACTGACGGCACCTACAAACCCTCCTTTCTCACTGACCAG GAACTCAAACACCTGATCCTAGAGGCGGCCGATGGCTTTCTGTTCATAGTGTCCTGTGAGACCGGGAGGGTGGTCTATGTCTCCGACTCGGTGACTCCTGTCCTGAACCAGCCGCAGTCGGAGTGGTTCGGCAGCACCCTGTACGACCAGGTGCACCCGGACGACGTGGGCAAGCTGAGGGAGCAGCTCTCCACATCGGAGAACGCGCTGACAG AAGGAACCAAACCCTGGTGCCTTTCTAACAAGGATCCTGCAGCCCCCCCCGAGAATGCATCTAAAG GTCGCATCCTAGACTTAAAGACGGGGACTGTCAAGAAGGAAGGCCAGCAGTCCATGAGGATGTGTATGGGTTCTCGGAGATCCTTCATCTGCCGAATGAG GTGTGGCAACAGCTCAGTGGATCCAGTCTCTGTAAATCGCCTCAGCTTTATGAGGAACCGCTGCAG GAACGGCTTAGGTGCGGCGAAGGATGGCGAGCCTCACTACGTTGTGGTGCACTGCACGGGCTACATAAAAGCCTGGCCCCCCGCAG GTGTTTCACTGCCTGACGATGACCCGGACGCTGGCCAGGGCAGCAAGTTTTGCCTCGTGGCTATCGGCAGGCTCCAG GTCACTAGCTCGCCCAACTGCACAGACATGAACAACGTTTGTCAGCCAACAGAGTTCATCTCCCGACACAACACCGAAGGCATTTTCACCTTCATAGATCACCGCTGCGTGGCTACGGTTGGCTACCAGCCACAG GAACTTCTGGGGAAAGACATTGTGGATTTCTGCCACCCGGAAGACCAGCAGCTTTTGCGGGACAGCTTTCAGCAG GTGGTGAAGTTAAAAGGCCAGGTTCTGTCAGTCATGTTCCGATTCCGATCCAAAAACCGGGAATGGCTCTGGATGAGAACCAGCTCCTTTACCTTCCAGAACCCCTACTCGGATGAAATTGAGTACATCATCTGTACCAACACCAATGTCAA gAACTCAAGCCAGGAGTCTCGGCCTGCCCTGTCAAACTCAATGCAGAGGCCCCAGCTGGGGCAGAGTGTCAGCCTTCCCCTGGAGAtgggcacagcacagctgccctCAAG gcagcagcagccgccacAACAGACAGAGCTGGAAGCGGTCCCAGGAAGAGAGGGCCTGTCTGGTTACGACCACTCACAG GTTCCTGTTCAGCCTGTGACTGCAGCCGGCCCAGAGCACAGCAAGCCCTTGGAGAAGGCAGAGAGCCTTTTTAATCAGGAGCGAGACCCAAGGTTCAGCGAGATCTACAGCAGTATCAATACAG ACCAGAACAAAGCCATTCCTGCCAGCACAGTGCCCGCCAACCAGCCCCTCTTCACGCAGGGAAACACTTTCACCCCTTCGCGGCCTGCCGAGAACTTCAG GAGCGGCAGCATGGTACCTCCGGTGAACATCATTCAGCAGCAGCCCTCGTCAGCGGGCCGGATCCTAGCGCAGATCTCACGCCACTCCAACCCAGCTCAGGTCAGCGGAACCAGCTGGGCTCCAGGGACACGGCCAGCGTTCACACCCCAG CAAGTGGCATCCCAGACAGTGAAAACTCGGCCCCCTTCCTTTGGCATGGGGACTTTCCAAGGCACCCCGTCTTCCTTCAGCCCCATGGCAGCACCGGGCTCTACGGCTTCTCCTACGGGGGCTGCTTACCCGAACCTTGCCAGCCGTGGCACGGGCTTCA CGCCGGAGGCAGCGCAGACCCCGGCCCCGTTCCAGACGCGGGCGGCCGAAGGCGTGGGGATGTGGCCGCAGTGGCAGGGACAGCACCACGGCCCAGCGTCCGGGGAGCAGCACGTGCAGCCGCCGCAGCCAAGCCAGCCTGAGGTCTTCTCA GACATGCTGACGATGCTGGGAGACCAGGGACCCAACTACAACAACGAAGAGTTCCCCGAGCTGAACATATTCCCTTCTTTTTCAGAGTAA
- the ARNT gene encoding aryl hydrocarbon receptor nuclear translocator isoform X9, with protein sequence MAATAANPEMASDVSSLGAAVSSGNSGLGAQAGGAIAQRANKRRPGLDFDDDGEGNSKFLRCDDDPMPNDKERFARENHSEIERRRRNKMTAYITELSDMVPTCSALARKPDKLTILRMAVSHMKSLRGTGNTSTDGTYKPSFLTDQELKHLILEAADGFLFIVSCETGRVVYVSDSVTPVLNQPQSEWFGSTLYDQVHPDDVGKLREQLSTSENALTGRILDLKTGTVKKEGQQSMRMCMGSRRSFICRMRCGNSSVDPVSVNRLSFMRNRCRNGLGAAKDGEPHYVVVHCTGYIKAWPPAGVSLPDDDPDAGQGSKFCLVAIGRLQVTSSPNCTDMNNVCQPTEFISRHNTEGIFTFIDHRCVATVGYQPQELLGKDIVDFCHPEDQQLLRDSFQQVVKLKGQVLSVMFRFRSKNREWLWMRTSSFTFQNPYSDEIEYIICTNTNVKQQQPPQQTELEAVPGREGLSGYDHSQVPVQPVTAAGPEHSKPLEKAESLFNQERDPRFSEIYSSINTDQNKAIPASTVPANQPLFTQGNTFTPSRPAENFRSGSMVPPVNIIQQQPSSAGRILAQISRHSNPAQVSGTSWAPGTRPAFTPQQVASQTVKTRPPSFGMGTFQGTPSSFSPMAAPGSTASPTGAAYPNLASRGTGFTPEAAQTPAPFQTRAAEGVGMWPQWQGQHHGPASGEQHVQPPQPSQPEVFSDMLTMLGDQGPNYNNEEFPELNIFPSFSE encoded by the exons AAATGGCATCAGATGTTTCCTCGCTGGGTGCAGCCGTCAGCTCTGGGAACAGTGGACTGGGTGCGCAAGCCGGAGGAGCCATCGCTCAGAGAGCCAACAAGAGGCGTCCTGG gcttGATTTTGATGATGATGGAGAAGGGAACAGTAAATTCCTCAG GTGTGACGATGACCCGATGCCCAACGATAAAGAGAGATTTGCCAG GGAAAATCACAGCGAGATTGAACGTAGGCGAAGGAACAAGATGACTGCCTACATCACAGAGCTGTCCGATATGGTGCCCACCTGCAGCGCGCTGGCCCGCAAGCCAGACAAGCTCACCATCTTGCGCATGGCTGTCTCTCACATGAAGTCCCTGCGCGGCACAGGCAATACCTCCACTGACGGCACCTACAAACCCTCCTTTCTCACTGACCAG GAACTCAAACACCTGATCCTAGAGGCGGCCGATGGCTTTCTGTTCATAGTGTCCTGTGAGACCGGGAGGGTGGTCTATGTCTCCGACTCGGTGACTCCTGTCCTGAACCAGCCGCAGTCGGAGTGGTTCGGCAGCACCCTGTACGACCAGGTGCACCCGGACGACGTGGGCAAGCTGAGGGAGCAGCTCTCCACATCGGAGAACGCGCTGACAG GTCGCATCCTAGACTTAAAGACGGGGACTGTCAAGAAGGAAGGCCAGCAGTCCATGAGGATGTGTATGGGTTCTCGGAGATCCTTCATCTGCCGAATGAG GTGTGGCAACAGCTCAGTGGATCCAGTCTCTGTAAATCGCCTCAGCTTTATGAGGAACCGCTGCAG GAACGGCTTAGGTGCGGCGAAGGATGGCGAGCCTCACTACGTTGTGGTGCACTGCACGGGCTACATAAAAGCCTGGCCCCCCGCAG GTGTTTCACTGCCTGACGATGACCCGGACGCTGGCCAGGGCAGCAAGTTTTGCCTCGTGGCTATCGGCAGGCTCCAG GTCACTAGCTCGCCCAACTGCACAGACATGAACAACGTTTGTCAGCCAACAGAGTTCATCTCCCGACACAACACCGAAGGCATTTTCACCTTCATAGATCACCGCTGCGTGGCTACGGTTGGCTACCAGCCACAG GAACTTCTGGGGAAAGACATTGTGGATTTCTGCCACCCGGAAGACCAGCAGCTTTTGCGGGACAGCTTTCAGCAG GTGGTGAAGTTAAAAGGCCAGGTTCTGTCAGTCATGTTCCGATTCCGATCCAAAAACCGGGAATGGCTCTGGATGAGAACCAGCTCCTTTACCTTCCAGAACCCCTACTCGGATGAAATTGAGTACATCATCTGTACCAACACCAATGTCAA gcagcagcagccgccacAACAGACAGAGCTGGAAGCGGTCCCAGGAAGAGAGGGCCTGTCTGGTTACGACCACTCACAG GTTCCTGTTCAGCCTGTGACTGCAGCCGGCCCAGAGCACAGCAAGCCCTTGGAGAAGGCAGAGAGCCTTTTTAATCAGGAGCGAGACCCAAGGTTCAGCGAGATCTACAGCAGTATCAATACAG ACCAGAACAAAGCCATTCCTGCCAGCACAGTGCCCGCCAACCAGCCCCTCTTCACGCAGGGAAACACTTTCACCCCTTCGCGGCCTGCCGAGAACTTCAG GAGCGGCAGCATGGTACCTCCGGTGAACATCATTCAGCAGCAGCCCTCGTCAGCGGGCCGGATCCTAGCGCAGATCTCACGCCACTCCAACCCAGCTCAGGTCAGCGGAACCAGCTGGGCTCCAGGGACACGGCCAGCGTTCACACCCCAG CAAGTGGCATCCCAGACAGTGAAAACTCGGCCCCCTTCCTTTGGCATGGGGACTTTCCAAGGCACCCCGTCTTCCTTCAGCCCCATGGCAGCACCGGGCTCTACGGCTTCTCCTACGGGGGCTGCTTACCCGAACCTTGCCAGCCGTGGCACGGGCTTCA CGCCGGAGGCAGCGCAGACCCCGGCCCCGTTCCAGACGCGGGCGGCCGAAGGCGTGGGGATGTGGCCGCAGTGGCAGGGACAGCACCACGGCCCAGCGTCCGGGGAGCAGCACGTGCAGCCGCCGCAGCCAAGCCAGCCTGAGGTCTTCTCA GACATGCTGACGATGCTGGGAGACCAGGGACCCAACTACAACAACGAAGAGTTCCCCGAGCTGAACATATTCCCTTCTTTTTCAGAGTAA